Sequence from the Gemmatimonadota bacterium genome:
CGCCGGCGCGCGGCTGTGCTCACCATGGCCTATGTCCTGGGGTTGACCGCCGTGTATGCGACGCTGGGCCTCATCGCCGGACTGACCGGGACCCTCTTCGGCGGGATCAGTACCAATCCCTGGTCGTTGTTCCTCCAAGGCAATCTGCTGCTCCTGTTCGCCCTGATGATGCTCGACGTCGTCGCGGTGCCGATCCCGGCACGCTGGCAGCACCGCGCGGCGACGCAATCCACCGGCGGCCGCGCGGTCGGCGCCCTCCTGATGGGGGCGGCCTCCGGACTGGTGGCCGCCCCCTGCGGGGCGCCGGTGTTCGGGGCGGTCCTGACCTGGGTCACTCGCACCGGGAGTGCCCTCTTGGGCTTCGGATATCTCTTCGCGTTTTCGCTCGGAATGTCGGCGCTCCTTGTGGCCGTCGGTCTCACGAGCGGTCTCGCCGCGACCCTGCCGAGAGCCGGAGCCTGGATGCTCTGGGTCAAACGGGGGTTCGCGGTCCTCATGCTCGGCGCCGCCGAGTATTACTTCATCACCATGGGGAGTCTCCTGATATGAACATCGTTCGCACCCTCGCGGTCCTCACCGCGCTTGGCACCGCGCCGCTCGCCGCGCAGGACACCGGGATCGCCGTCGGCGCCATGGCACCGGGCGCCGCGGTCCACACGCTCGATGGCACCGCCGTGAACTTGTCGACGTACCTCGGCAACGGGCCGGTCGTGATCGAGTTCTGGGCGACGTGGTGTCCGCTCTGCAAGCAGCTGGAGCCCGCCCTTGCCGCCGCGAAGGCGAAGTACGGTGATCGCGTCACCTTCATCGGCATGACGGTGCCGCAGAACCAGACGCCGGAGCGCGCCAAGGCTTTTGTCGAGAAGAATGCGATGAAGGGGATCTTCCTGTTCGACACGGATGGTGCGGCCTACAAGGCGTATGCCGCGCCGCACACGTCGTATCTTGTCGTGATCAACCAGTCCGGGAAGGTGGTCTACACCGGCGTCGGCGGTTCGCAGGACCTGGAGGCTGCGCTGGCGCCGCTCGGCATCGGTGGAGGGAAGGCGATGATGGGTGGCCAGCACGAGTGAGCGACGCGTTTGAGCGTGACCTGTTGGCCCACCTCCCCGACGTGATGCGTTTCGCCGGGTCCCTCGAACGCGACCCCGACGCCGCGGCCGACCTCGTACAGGACACCTACCTGCACGGGGTCCGCGGTCGGGCCGGCTACGATCCGGCGCGCCCGCTCCGGCCGTGGCTCTTCGCCATCTGTCGCAACCTCTTCCTTCGCAGTCGGCATCGAGCCCGCTTCTTCGTCGAGGTCGAGGACGACGCCACGCTCGAAGTGATGGCGAACATGCAGCTGCACAACGGCGTCAAGGCGAGCGGGATGCCCGATCCGTTCCTGAGGATCGACTTCGGCCCTGCGCTGGCGCGGGCCATGGTGCAGCTGGCCGATCCGTATCGCGTCGTCTTCGCTCTCGTCGACGTCGGGGAGCATTCGTACCAGGAGGCGGCCGACGCGCTCGGTCTCCCGATCGGCACCATCCGCTCGCGGCTCTTTCGGGCCCGACGGGAATTGCAGGTCGCCCTCATCGAACACGCCCGGGATGCGGGCATCGTCCGCCACCCGTCGCGGGGAGTCGCCGAATGACCAACCAGCCGCCGCTTCAGTGCGTGGACGTCGTCCGCCAGCTCTGGGACTATCTCGATGGCGAGGGCGACCCGGCGGCCTGGGAGGCCATCAGGGAGCATCTGGCCTCCTGCACCGGGTGCCAGTCGCATGTCGATTTCTGTCGGGGCTTTCTTGCGCAGGTGGCCGCGGTCCCGGTGGACCCCGGGATGGTCGCTCTGATGCGCACCCGCATCGAGCGCGCCCTCGGAGCGGCTGGCACCAGCTGACCCGGTCGGGCGGGCGGAAACCGCCAGTGGATTGCGGAATCGACAGGGGAGGGAGATCCTCAGGCAGCCCCCCTCCCATCGAGACCCCCATGCAGCGTGCCCTCACCAGTTGGATAGCGACCGGCATCCTCCTCCTCTCTTGCGGACGCGCCCACGCGCAGGCCACGTGGCGGCTGGTGGAGGAGGCCCGTTTCGGCTCCGCGACCGATCCACGCGCGGAACTGACCAAGGTGCTCGGCGTGGCCGTCGCACCAGATGGCTCGGTGCTTGTGCAAGAGGAGGCCACTCAGGGCATCCTCCGCTTCGCGGCGGACGGCCGCTTTCTGTCGAGTTCCGGCGGGAAGGGGAGCGGGCCGGGCGAGTTCCGATCGATGATGCCCTGGGGGCGAGCGCCCGACGGCACCCTCTGGATCAATGATCCAGGCAACGGCCGGGTCACCGTGATGGGCGCCGACGGCAGTTACCTCCGCACCATGCCGATCATGAATACTGATCGATTGCATGTCCCCGTGCAGCCGGATCGTGTCGGCCACCTGCTGATGCAGGTGATTCGCAATCCGCAGTCGGCCAATTTCGACATCGCGATGCAGCGACGGACGAAGGACGGCACGGTCCTCGATACCTTGACCGTGCCGTCGTGCTCACCGCCGGGCCCTCAGCCGACGCGGATGATCCGGGTCGGCAATCGTCCGATGTTCTACCCGCTCCTGCCGCCTTCCCTCTCTGAGGTCACCGCCGATGGCGCCGTCTGGTGCAGCGACGCCGCCCACTATCGTGTGTTCAAATTGCGGCTCGGCCAGGGCGACACGCTGCGCACGATCTCGGGGCGCGCGACCCCCGTCCGTTATCCGGCCGCGATGCGCGACAGTGCCATCGCGGAGTTTCGCCGCGCCGTCGTCAAGGCCGGTGGCACGGAAGGGGATGTCGAAGCGAGTGCCGTGCCGGTCAACCGCCCCGCCATTCTGGCGCTGTCAGAGGATGACCAGCAACGGCTCTGGGTGATGGTTCCCACGACCGATGCGGTGGGAGAACGGTACGAGGTGTACTCGACCACAGGGGCCCTCGCCGCGCGCGTGGCGCTTCCCGTCCCGCTCTTCCTCCGGTTCTCGCCAGTGATCGTCGGCAGCCACGTCTACGCCGTCGTGCGGGATCAGGACGATGTCCCGACCGTGGTCCGGTTCCGAATCTCGACCGGGAAGTAGCGTGATGTCTCGCCACACTCCCTCGTAGACGCTCGTGCTGACACGCCTGACCGCCGTCGCCCTCGCGATGTTGACCAGCTCGGCCACCGCCCAGCAGCCGCGATCGCTCATCCGACTCGAAGCCGGCACGTGCCCGGTGTGCACCGTGACGCTCGAGAGGGTCGCCGTGATCGGCAAGGCCACGGACAAGGAGCTCGCGCCAGAGCATGCGAACGCGGTGATGCTCGCCGATGGCGGCTTCGCGGTTTCGGACAACATGGCCAAGCAGCCGATTCTCCGGTATGACCGCACGGGGAAGCTGCTCGGGACGATCGGCACGATGGGGGACGGCCCGGGCGAGTACCGCGGCATCTTATCCCTCGCGCGTGCCCGAGGGGATTCGCTAAGCCTGCTGAGCTACGACCGTCTCACCACCATCGCGGTGACGAGCGGCCACGGGCGAAGTGATCCGCTCCCCCAGGGCACGCAGAGCTTCGAACACATCGTCCTCACCGACGGTCGCGCGCTGCTCAATATCATGAACGCCGCGGAGCGGAGATTCGTGTTGTTGACGCCGAAGGCGCAGCTGATCAGTCGCTTCGGTCCGGTGCCGACCAAGATCGTGATCGGGAATCAAGGCGGGCGCGTCGCCGGCGATCCCTATTCCAATTGGGTGGCGCTGGCTGCGTCCCCGAGTAGCGGCGCGTGGGCCGGCAGCGCGCAATATTCCCACCACCTGCAGAAGGTGGGGCCCGATGGAAAGGTGTTGCTGGATGTCGCGCGGAGGCCGTCGTGGTTTCAGCCATATACCTACGCCGAGATGGTGGAGAAGTCCCAGCGCCTCGGCGAGTTGCGGACGCCGACGCCGCCGACGCTGACCGGCATCGGCGTGACCGGGTACGGGCTGCTCTTCGCGATCTTTCGGGTGGCCGATGCAAAGTGGAAGGCCGATCCAAAGGCGCCACCACCGTCACCGCCGGCGCAGGAGTACCGCGGGGAGAATCTGGTGCCGACCGGTGGGATCGAACGGTACGTTGACGCCATCCTCGAGGTCTACCGCGAGTCTGACGGCGCCTTTCTCGGCTCGTGGCGCTCCGACGCCCTGCTCGGCAGCATGCTCCCGAACGGGCTGTTGTGGATGCGCAGCCAGGACGCCGACGGCGTCGTCTCCTATACCGTGTATCGCGTGAATGTGACCGGTGCCCGCTAGTTCCCGGCACGAGCAATCCGTTTCCACCCCCGGGACGTACTCTGGCCAACCCAGCCGAGGACGCCCCCGATGCGGTATCGAATCTCCCTGTTGTTCTGCGCTGCGGCGTTTTCCGCCCCCCAGCTCCTCAAGGCGCAGGCCCCCGTCGTCGTCGCCGGGAAGGCGCACTCGGCGGCGGGCGGCGCCCCGCTCGCCGGAGCGACCGTCACCCGGCGGCAGGATGGTCGGCGCACGCTCGTGTCGCGGGAGGGCAACTTCCGCATCGCGGCCAACGAGGGCGACTGGCTCGTCGTCACGCAGATCGGCTTTGCCCCAGACTCGGTTCGGGTCGTCGCCTCGACGGCGACGATCCAGCTCCGCCCCGCCCCCATCCAGCTCTCGCCGATCGTCGCGGTGACCTCCCCCCTGACGGTCGAGCGCGGCAGCCAGGAACTCCGCGACCTTGATCTCGCACTGCGGCCGCATGAGTCATCACAGGAATTGCTGCGCCTCGTCCCGGGGCTCGTGATCGCCCAGCATGGTGGCGGCGGGAAGGCGGAGCAGATTTTCCTGCGCGGCTTCGATGCCGATCATGGCACCGATGTCTCCGTCTCGGTCGACGGCACTCCCGTCAACATGGTCAGTCATGCGCACGGGCAGGGATACGCCGACCTGCACTTTCTCCTCCCTGAAGTCGTCGGCGCACTCAACGTGCGGAAAGGACCGTTCGACGTCCGCGATGGCAACCTCGCCACTGCCGGGGCCGTCGCCTTCACGACGCTGGATCGCATCGCCCGCGCGAGCACCGAGGTACGCACCGGTGCCTTCAACACCGCGAGCGCTCGACTCCTGGTCCCGTTCGGGGGCGGTCCGGGGACCTTCGGCGGGTATGTCGCCGGCGCCACGGCCCGGACCGACGGCCCCTTCCAGGCGCCGCAGGGCTATCGGCGCTCCAACGCCTTCGCCAAGCTCACGGCCCCGATCAGCGGCAGTGCCGAACTGGTCACCTCGGTGTCGGCGTTCGATGCGACCTGGGATGCCTCGGGGCAGATCCCCAGGCGGGCCGTCACGGCGGGGACGATCTCGCGCTTCGGCTCGATCGATCCAACCGAAGGGGGGAACACCAGTCGCGGTGACGTGTCCGTGGCCATCCGCTCGCGGGGTGTCGAAACGCCGTGGCAGATCCGGGCGTATGCGGTGCGGTCCGACTTCGCGCTCTATTCCAACTTCACCTATTTCCTGGCCGACTCCGTCAACGGTGATGGCATCGTGCAGACGGAGTCGCGCACCCTCGGCGGGGTGCAGGCCGAGATGGCACGGCCATGGGCGCTGTTGGGACGGAGTGGAGAGCTGACGGTGCTCGCCGGGTTGCGCGCCGACGGCGTCGACGTCGCCCTGCGTGACCAGACGAGGCGCGTCGTGCGCGGCGACCGAGTGGTTTCGGGCATTGCGGAGGCGAACTACTTCGCCGCGATCTCCCAGGCGATGGTGCTCAGTCCGCGGCTGCATGCCACCGTTGGCCTGCGCGCCGACCTCTTCCGTCAGTCGGTGGTCGACCGGACCAATGGCGATGGCGGCATCGCGGGAGCGCGCTCCAGCGGTGTGGTCTCGCCGCGGCTTGCGCTCGACGCGATGGTGGGGCGAGGTGTGCGCGTGACGGCGCAGGTCGGGCAGGGATTCCACAGCAACGATGCGCGTGATGTGGTGCACGCCACCCGGGGTGATGGTGTCCTCCCACGGGCGCTCGGCATGGAGCTCGGCGCCCGGCGGACATGGTCGGGCGGCTCGGTCGCCGCGGCGCTCTGGCAGACGACGCTCGAGAGCGAGCTCGTCTTCGTCGGCGACGAGGGGGTCACGGAGGCCAGCGGCCGGACGCGCCGGATCGGTGCGGACCTCGAGGGACGCGTCCGACTCCTGCCAGGGGTCTGGGCCGATGCGGACCTGAACCTGGCGCGGGGACGATTCCGGGACGAACCACCGGGCGCCGATCGGATCCCGCTCGCCCCGACGGTGACGGCCACGGTCGGGCTCTCGCTGCGAGATCGCGGTCCACTGACGGCCGGCCTGCGCGTACGAAACATCCGCGCGCGCCGCGGATGAGCGTGGCGAGGTGATCGCCGAGGGCATCACGGTGACCGAGCTCTCCGCGGAGCTCGCGCTGGGGCGATGGGTGCTGATCGGGGGCGTCGAAAACCTCTTCAACGTCGAATGGAACGAGGCGCAGTTCGCGACCACCTCACGGCTTCGCGGCGAGGCCGGGCCGGTCACCGAGCTGCACTTCACCCCTGGCAGTGGTCGGGCGCTGCGCGTGGGAGTGCGGGTGCTGCGCTAGGCTCGGCGCCGTGGCGGTTGCGTGGCGCGTGATTCGGGGAGATCCTCCGGCAGCCGCCGTGCTGTGCTGGCGCCCCCTCCCGTCCGTGCGCAGGAGCTGCATGCAACCGTTCGCTCGGCAGTGCTTCCTTCCGGTGGTGTTGCTCGCCGCCGCGTGTACCCCACACCCCGAGGGCCCCGCAGTGGTATACTCGGCGGACACCAGTCGCGCCGCATATTCCCAACTGCCGGGTTCCCTCGACTACGTCACCACTGCGGTTCGGCAGATGGGCGAGCCGCCCCTGGTCGGGGCCAAACTCCGCCCCGGCACGACCGTGATCCGCTTTGTATGGGCGCGGTCGTTCCATCCCTACGTGGCGGTCCGATTCGTCATGGAGCCGAAGCAATGCGCGGTCATGGCCACCGAGATGACGGCGGAGCAGACGCTCTGGGGGACGCCCGATAGCACCGGCCTCTCAGAGGCCATCGGGACCACCCCGGGCAAGATCATCCGGCAGGACTCGGTGCCGCTGCTTGCGGGCGACTGCAAGGCGATGCGCACGACCCTCGAGCGGCTGGGGCTCTGGCAGGTCAAGTCGCGAACGCCCGGTGGACTCGATGGCTCCGATTGGCGCTTCGAGCGAGTCGATGCCAACGGCTACACCTTCGTGCAATGGTGGTCGCCGAACGCGCAGGAGGGGCACCAGCTCTGGAGTGCGGGGCTGGCCTTGCTCAAGATGGCCAACGCGCTCCCCTCGGGGCCGCGGGAGCTCTACTAGGACCTGACTGCATCCGCCGACGCAGCACCCCAAATTGTCGCTGTTCACTCTCGGCCAGGCCAACTCCGCTTTGCCCCGACCGAGGCATTCTTCGAGCGACACATCTATCGTTGGAGTCGGTAGCAGGCCCCACCCGCCCGGAGCACGCCACGACCTCACCGATTTCGCGCCCGACCCTTCCCGCCGCCGACCTCGCCCCGCCCGGGGTGACCGTCGCCGGCGCGGCCGCGTCGCCCGCCGCCGCGGCCCTTTCGGCGCGCGTCGCGGAGTTGCTCGCGATGCTCGACCACTCGGGCGTCGTGCGTGTGGTCAATGTGGAACCGCTCCCCGACGGAAAGACGGGGTACGACCTCCGCATCCTTCCCGAGGCGCGGGCGCTCCCTGCCAGCGGACCGACACGCACGCCCGAGGCGGTGCAGCTGGTGGCGCGCGTGGCGGACCTCCTGATCCAGGGAAAGGCGGCGGGGATGGTGTTGCGCGAGGTGACCGTTGATGGCGCGCCGATCGCGGCCGGCCGCGCCGAGGTCACCGGCCTGGGGACGCTGCTCCGCGCCATGCTGCCAAAGGGGACGGCGCAGCTCCCGCCGGTCGTGGAGACGATCATCCGCCGTGCCGTCGATGCCGAGGCGCCCGATAGGTATCAGTCGGTCACCGAGCTGCGCGGTGATCTCCTCAAGCTCCAGCAAACGCTTCCCGTGCCGTCGCGCGGCGGCACCGTCGAACTGACCCGCTCGGCGCAGTTGCTTGCGGCGATGGAATTTCCGGATGTCGTCACGGTCGCCGGGGCGACGACGCTGCCTGATGGGCGCATCGGTTATGCGCTTCGTCAGCTGCTCGATGGCGGTGTCCCGGCCCGCCTTGGGTTGACGAGCTCCGGCGACGTCGCCGCCCTGATGGCGCGGCTGAGCGACGCGCTGAACCAGGGTCGCGACGCGGGGATGGTGCTCCGCGAGGTGACGTCGCGCGGGGTCACGCTCCCGTTCGCCGCCGGGGATGCGCGCGCCGAGCTGGTGGCGCTCGGCACCATCCTCCGCGACGTGTTGACCGCGAGTCAGGGCGCGCCGACCGCGCCGCTTGCGGCCCTGATTCAGCGGGCGCTGGATCCTGAGGAGGCGAAACCGTTCGACAGCGTGGCCGAGTTGCGCGATGAACTCAGGCGGCAGGAACAGGCTGCGCGGCTGATCCCGATGCCGTTGCGGCCCCCGGTCGAGGTGAAGTCCGGGGGGCAGTGGCTCTGGTGGTTCGTGGCGGTGGCGGTGGTATTGACGTTTCTGGTGGTTTTGCTTCGATAGTCGGGTGTCGCGCTTGCCGATTGGCGCCTCCGGACCCAATTTTCGTCGGTTCCCCCCAACAATCGAGCCCCCGGATGGATGCGCTCCGCGCCAAGCTGGAGAACGCGCTGGCAGGTCAGTACACCTTCGAGCGTGAACTCGGCGGCGGTGGCATGTCGCGCACCTACCTGGTCCGCGAGGATGCCCTGAACCGCCGGGTGGTCGTCAAGGTGCTCGCGCCGGAACTCCTCGCCGGAATTTCGGTCGAGCGTTTTCGCCGCGAAGTCCTCCTCGCCGCCCAGCTGCAACATCCGCATGTCGTTCCGGTCCTCACGGCCGGCGACACCGATGGCGTCCCCTGGTTCACGATGCCGTACGTCGATGGCGACTCGCTGCGGCACCGGCTCGCGAAGGGACCCGTGCCCCTCGCCGAGGCGGTGTCGATTCTGCGCGACGTGGCGCGTGCGCTGGCGTACGCGCATGGCAACGGCATTGTCCATCGGGACATCAAGCCCGACAACGTCCTCCTCTCCAGCGGCAGCGCGACCGTCACCGACTTCGGCATCGCGAAGGCGATCAACGCCGCCCGCACGACGCAGGGCGATGCCAACGCCACGCTGACCCAGGCGGGAATGTCGATCGGCACACCCGCCTACATGGCGCCGGAGCAGGCGCTCGGCGATCCCGACACCGACCATCGCGCCGACCTCTACGCGTTCGG
This genomic interval carries:
- a CDS encoding zf-HC2 domain-containing protein produces the protein MTNQPPLQCVDVVRQLWDYLDGEGDPAAWEAIREHLASCTGCQSHVDFCRGFLAQVAAVPVDPGMVALMRTRIERALGAAGTS
- a CDS encoding RNA polymerase sigma factor, with the protein product MSDAFERDLLAHLPDVMRFAGSLERDPDAAADLVQDTYLHGVRGRAGYDPARPLRPWLFAICRNLFLRSRHRARFFVEVEDDATLEVMANMQLHNGVKASGMPDPFLRIDFGPALARAMVQLADPYRVVFALVDVGEHSYQEAADALGLPIGTIRSRLFRARRELQVALIEHARDAGIVRHPSRGVAE
- a CDS encoding sulfite exporter TauE/SafE family protein; the encoded protein is MPFTIDLGTSLTDHPLLGLALTFAGGVVTSLTPCLYPMIPITAAIVGGGTTAEGSGRSRRRAAVLTMAYVLGLTAVYATLGLIAGLTGTLFGGISTNPWSLFLQGNLLLLFALMMLDVVAVPIPARWQHRAATQSTGGRAVGALLMGAASGLVAAPCGAPVFGAVLTWVTRTGSALLGFGYLFAFSLGMSALLVAVGLTSGLAATLPRAGAWMLWVKRGFAVLMLGAAEYYFITMGSLLI
- a CDS encoding TlpA family protein disulfide reductase; translation: MNIVRTLAVLTALGTAPLAAQDTGIAVGAMAPGAAVHTLDGTAVNLSTYLGNGPVVIEFWATWCPLCKQLEPALAAAKAKYGDRVTFIGMTVPQNQTPERAKAFVEKNAMKGIFLFDTDGAAYKAYAAPHTSYLVVINQSGKVVYTGVGGSQDLEAALAPLGIGGGKAMMGGQHE
- a CDS encoding TonB-dependent receptor plug domain-containing protein — its product is MRYRISLLFCAAAFSAPQLLKAQAPVVVAGKAHSAAGGAPLAGATVTRRQDGRRTLVSREGNFRIAANEGDWLVVTQIGFAPDSVRVVASTATIQLRPAPIQLSPIVAVTSPLTVERGSQELRDLDLALRPHESSQELLRLVPGLVIAQHGGGGKAEQIFLRGFDADHGTDVSVSVDGTPVNMVSHAHGQGYADLHFLLPEVVGALNVRKGPFDVRDGNLATAGAVAFTTLDRIARASTEVRTGAFNTASARLLVPFGGGPGTFGGYVAGATARTDGPFQAPQGYRRSNAFAKLTAPISGSAELVTSVSAFDATWDASGQIPRRAVTAGTISRFGSIDPTEGGNTSRGDVSVAIRSRGVETPWQIRAYAVRSDFALYSNFTYFLADSVNGDGIVQTESRTLGGVQAEMARPWALLGRSGELTVLAGLRADGVDVALRDQTRRVVRGDRVVSGIAEANYFAAISQAMVLSPRLHATVGLRADLFRQSVVDRTNGDGGIAGARSSGVVSPRLALDAMVGRGVRVTAQVGQGFHSNDARDVVHATRGDGVLPRALGMELGARRTWSGGSVAAALWQTTLESELVFVGDEGVTEASGRTRRIGADLEGRVRLLPGVWADADLNLARGRFRDEPPGADRIPLAPTVTATVGLSLRDRGPLTAGLRVRNIRARRG